In the Phaeodactylum tricornutum CCAP 1055/1 chromosome 13, whole genome shotgun sequence genome, CGACCACTATTCGTCCTTCCGAGTCGTGCTTGTCAACATTCATCTGGAAAGAAACCCCTTCAGGCACTAAAAGATGCGGATCGATCGATAATTCTTCCGTTCCCTTAAGCGAATTTGATGATGTCTCTCGCTCATCGTTTTTGCCGAAGTAGCTCCCCAAAGTCTTTTGTTTTTTTGCAACCTTGCTTCCTTTAATGAGCTGTCGCCTTTTGACAAAGACTGATGTTCCAGAATACCCTTTTCTAGCAGTTGAACAGGAATAATATGAATCGAAGCCTTCTTTCTCCAGCAAATGGCCCCGGATCTTGAGCTTCGGGTCGTCCAGATGGGACTCTTGTAGCTTTGTCTCTTGTAAGCATAGAACGTCCACATTGTGTTCTCGGACGAAATCAGACAGGGCATGCGGGGAATTGCGCATGAGAGCGCGCAGACCGGCCACGTTCCACGAAGCAATTCTCATGGCTGCGAAAAGTGAGCAGAAGTGTAAGCATCTCGACGATCAAATACATCCAGATTCTCCGTAACCTAATGCCACGTACTGTAGGATCCGTTTTTGGCTGCCTGCTCGTCACTCCAAAGCCTAGGAATGTCATCGCGTTCAGTCAAGACTTGATGCGTTGGTGCCTTCTTTTTTGGACTGTTCTCTTTGGTAGTATCTTCGGGCAAGGTTCTCTTCGCTGACTTTTTCAGCGGCGCTTCGGATGTTTTCTGGGAGTCAATGCTCGCTGCGGAGGGCGGCGTCTTGGTGCTACCGCGGGTAACCCGATCGTGTTTGTTCGGAGTTCCCGAAGCTGCATCCGGCTCCTTCTTTGAGCTGCGGGGAGCCATACGGAGAGCGGTAGTTACGTATAACCTACGGTACGATGTCGGACGTATGCGATAGGGCGCAGCCGAAAGTGGTGGACAGAGTGCGATGGTGCCTCGCGAGAAAAGGGCAAAGGTATTCAAGGAGAATGCCGATAGGCCGACCCAACCGCAGGATTTCTTCCCTCGAAAAGACTGACGGAAATGTCCCAACTGAATGCAGGATTTCATGCAGTAGTGAATGGGACAGAGGAGAGTCAAATTTTTCAAAGCAACTCGACAGGCAATGCGCGTTGCGTATGACGGAGACCAATTCTACGTGAAGCCCGCTGATTTGGCTGCGCTCTCATTAATATTTACAGTAAACTCTACAAATAGATGCtctactgacagtgagagggTGGGGGGACGTTGATccttcgttgtcgtcaacGTGGAGAAATGCGGGTATTTCTGTCCCTATGTCGGAGCACTTGCTCTGCACGCGCGTTTTCATTTCATGACTGGCTTTTCACAAGACTTGATTTTACAGGGGGAACGCCTTGTTCCGTGTTCCATTCGTCTCGCTTTCTCGTTCCGTTTGGTTCGGCTCCGTGAATCACCATGTTTTTCTCTGCATTACCATCGTGTGTTTTCTGAAGGCACGCCATGATGAAGGCTCGGAGCCGGCTGACGGCTTCCGTCTCGGTCACTGCAGCTGTTAGTTTCGTCTCTTTTCAACAAACAAGGGCAATGGTCAGTCTACACGGCAATCAAGCCTTGACGACATCGTTTCGTATGCGCCATACGGATCGTCTACACGCCGTCACGGCTCGGCCACCCGATCCGAATTCTCTACTTTCCGCAACGGACCAACAAGAGTGTATTGATACGCTGCTCGCCTGGTTTGCCGGTAAATCGCAAATACTGTGTCTGACGGGAGCGGGCTTGTCTACGGAGTCTGGAATTCCAGACTATCGGGGTAACAATGGAAGCTATCATCGTGGACATAAACCGATGGTGCACGATCAATTTATGAAATCGGAATGTCAACGCAAGCGATACTGGGGTCGCGGTATGGTGGGGTGGAAATCTTTCGATGAGACGGCGCCAAATGCCGGGCACGTGGCGCTAACCGAGTTGGAACGTCTGGGACGAATCGGCGTCGCTTTCGAAGACAATCGCGCGTTTTACGAGGGTCACGACGATGACTTGGAATGGACGTTTCGTTCTGGTCACCGAAAATTATCACTCATTACCCAAAACGTGGATACCCTGCACCGCCGAGCTGGAACCAAGCACTTGATTGAGCTCCATGGACGCACCGATCAGCTGGAATGCATGCAATGTGGTACAAAAAGAGACCGCAATAGCTTTCATGCCGAATTAGAAGGTCTTAATACGGATTGGCTAAATAGGGCATTGGCTACAACGGACAATGACGATATGCGACCAGATGGAGATGCAGCTGTAGGGATGGAAGATTTCGAGTCCGTACAGGTTCCGCCCTGTCAGTCTTGCGGAGGCTTCATGAAGCCCAGCGTGGTTTTCTTTGGTGACACAGTACCAAGGAATCGTGTCGCACAATGCCAAACCGCAGTGGAAAAAGCAGATGGATTGCTCGTCGTTGGATCATCTTTGGCGGTCCATTCGGCTTTTCGCCATGTAAGAGCAGCATCAAAATTGGGTGTACCGATTGCCATTTTAAATGTCGGTGGAACGCGTGCGGAAGCCGAGGGTTTGGATGTCCTGAAAATCGAGGCACCAACAGGGCAGACCTTGGAAGGAGTAGCGAAGGTATTCCAACCGTCGTCTGGCGGACAAAGACACGTAAGCACCGACTCGTTATGAGGATTTGGACCGCTGCAAGCATTCTTTCTCAGCAAAACACATACTGCTCGCGCAACAATGAGAAAATAGAAATGCTAGTTGATCTGTAGCATTCGCAATTTATTATATCTCTTGTCCACTGCTTTAAGAATCTTTTTTCTACGCAAAGCCCTTGTAGTCGCCGGCTTGCTCGTCCAAAGCGGAAAAACTTTCGTCGGGGTCACCCAAGGCGCCCGACTCAACGACGCTTTTTTGATAATTACCCCATTGCGTCATCACGTTCTTCTCCATATTGTTCTTTGACCGGAATGAAAATGATTTGCTCTTGGTGCTTTTCAAGTCACTTATGCAGGCGGCCCAAAATTGACTCACAATTTCCAAGTCAGGCTGCATACGAAAGCCGGGAACACAGTCGCTACGAAGAAGAGCTCCGGTAAATCCATCCTCTTTGAAGCGATTCGTCTCGGCCCCTAAGCGATTTTCGCCTGCGGTGACACGAACCGATCCAAGGATCGGCACTTTTCTACCCAGTGCTTTAGGGACGGTCGGTAATGTGACAGGGTCCACTTGCTCCTCGTCAATAGGATTTACGGTGAGTAAGACCGTGACCGGCTCGTTACCGGCAGCTTCGGAAAGCTGTGCCACCATGTTTTCAAAATCTTGTTCACTCCATGTGGACGCAGTCTTTTGTCCAACCGTGACTTCTGGGATCGGCTGAAGACCACAGGCCCAAGCAGCCTTGCACGTGTCGGTAAATGTCGAATCGGTAGCAATTTCAGCCAGATTTTCGATTTCGTTCCCACTACATACAGGAATCATCACGCCGTCTGCTCCACTCTCTGCAATAGCGCCCAGATCAAATTCGGATCCCTGAAGGCAAAAAATGATAGGAATGGGTCCAGGGAAGTTTCCTCGCGCCGTCTCTTGTTCTGCCGAAAAGGTAGCCAGTGCATTTACACTTCCCTGAAGAAAGGCAGCGTTGGCTTTGCAAGCACGAATTCGTGAAGACAAGGTTTGGACTGCATTCGTTTGCAGTAGAATGGCGGTTGGATCGGTGGGCTCCGGGATAACGATTTCAGGTGACAGTGTGAGTTTGCCAGAGGGCGACAAGAACGCCTCGGAAAGACGACTTCGCGTTACATCGCTGGTTACCATTCCCGTCGCGCCAAGCGGGATTAAAAATAGAGGTAAGAGTTGTTTCATGTTTCGCAAAGAATGGGATGTGTTGCCTGTGATGCGATACTACGGAGCACAAAGTAACATAGCATACCTTCACGAGCGTAGCAAGAAGAACGTACGTGACCTACGTCGTGATGGTtgtcacattcacagtcaagacgGATGCTTGTCTAGGATGAGGTCCACAAGACGAAATCAAACCATATGTGACGTGCGAAGATAGTACACCCACCAAAATGAAATACTCCGGTCGAGGCACCGATAGGTTTCCAAAAAATAGAAATTGACATTATCGGGAATCGACATATATCCAAGGTGTCCAGCTACTAGAACAAATGGTTTGACGGTGAGTGTGAAATATGCAGACTGCTTTGGTATATATGCTTTTCTCCCCAAACTTTTACtgatttcttctttggtaGGGGGGGGTGCCATGGATATTTTTTTCTGAAATATTTGACTTACAGCCAAGTGCGGCTCAAACTGCAGTGGCATTGCTGAACCTTGAGAGTCAGAGTTTCGAGAACTATCAACAGGACCGGTTCTCCATTTGCAAAAAAAACAGCAAAATTTGGGCTGTCTTCCAACAGCTCTTGAACATTCAAGGGGTCAACATGGTCCtgtctaacagtaaacataGACATGCCAAGGCAACACAGGATATTTGAATTGCAGCCACTAGTTTTTGATAAGATATTGCGATTTGATGTTAACAGTGAGAACCAATACAAAtaccgtaaaggacggaTAATTTCCCAAAAATTCGTGTAGATTTGCTACGAGACGCACTAGACCAAAGTCAGACTTCAAACTAACCCTACACGTGAATTGGTCTCATTCGCAGCTTCGAAATGATACCATTGTTTCTAATACTAGTAAGAAATTGCTTTGTACACTTTCATTTTAAAGTCGGATTATGATGTTGAAATGAAAAAATAGGGTTAAGGGTTGGAATTGTAGCGAACATTTAGCCGGTTTTACCTCGTTTCTTGAGGCAGATGCGGTAGTCTCCAATGATGCACTATTTAAAAAATATCAGGGTACCCCGGATAGAATTGCCACAAATTTATAATTTtacccggatattgatgtaTATTTGCTGTAtaaagttccgtcctttagGGTAAAAAGCAATTTCAAGAAACAATGTTTGTCGACATAAGAGGTCTGTGCCGTTTTAAATTCGCAAGAAAAGACTCTAGGTATTCCTATTTGTATAAAGTCCGACAAGAAAAGATTGTTGTAGATATTGCTTTACACGGAGAGCATGTGATATACTTATCTCACCAGGTAAAAATAGTAACTTTCATTCTTGCATACAGATTTCCACCAATCTTGCGCGGAGAAGAAACCGAAAACCGAGAGTGAGATTATTTTCGAAGAACTTTATCACCATGGATGAACGGTTCCGAGAAGTAATGCTGGAACGCGTCAACAAACCGTTGCAAATACCGCGCAGTGATATCGAGATTGGTGCCTTACTTGGGATCGGCGCGTTCTCGGAGGTTTTCCGTGTCGAGCTGTCGTCCTACAGCCCTGGTTTGAATGCAGAGACACCATTCTCAGCGAGAACAGAGGTCGGCAGCCAATACTGCAATAGATTTCTCGTGTCTCGACACCGTTATGCTCTCAAACAGCTCAGTCGGGAGACAATTTTTCATACAGAGCGAAAAACAATCGCAATCCAAGATATGACTCACGAAGTTGAGATATTATCTACGCTTCCATCACACAAAAATATAATTAGACTTCACGCAATTTCCAAGAACTTTTGGGAAAGTCCAGAGCATGGT is a window encoding:
- a CDS encoding predicted protein; translated protein: MKSCIQLGHFRQSFRGKKSCGWVGLSAFSLNTFALFSRGTIALCPPLSAAPYRIRPTSYRRLYVTTALRMAPRSSKKEPDAASGTPNKHDRVTRGSTKTPPSAASIDSQKTSEAPLKKSAKRTLPEDTTKENSPKKKAPTHQVLTERDDIPRLWSDEQAAKNGSYTMRIASWNVAGLRALMRNSPHALSDFVREHNVDVLCLQETKLQESHLDDPKLKIRGHLLEKEGFDSYYSCSTARKGYSGTSVFVKRRQLIKGSKVAKKQKTLGSYFGKNDERETSSNSLKGTEELSIDPHLLVPEGVSFQMNVDKHDSEGRIVVVDFPSFTMCNVYVPNSGQKLERLSYRTEEWDKDFLSFIQKKQKDRGVPVLWLGDLNVAHTNLEVWNDGAKHLAKQAGVTAEERASFEAQLNAGFIDAFRRLHPTAKGHYSYWSQRAGNREPNKGLRLDYFICDPSLFDEESKTIVRDSYVLPLQQGSDHCPVVLELEIKA
- a CDS encoding predicted protein, whose amino-acid sequence is MMKARSRLTASVSVTAAVSFVSFQQTRAMVSLHGNQALTTSFRMRHTDRLHAVTARPPDPNSLLSATDQQECIDTLLAWFAGKSQILCLTGAGLSTESGIPDYRGNNGSYHRGHKPMVHDQFMKSECQRKRYWGRGMVGWKSFDETAPNAGHVALTELERLGRIGGHDDDLEWTFRSGHRKLSLITQNVDTLHRRAGTKHLIELHGRTDQLECMQCGTKRDRNSFHAELEGLNTDWLNRALATTDNDDMRPDGDAAVGMEDFESVQVPPCQSCGGFMKPSVVFFGDTVPRNRVAQCQTAVEKADGLLVVGSSLAVHSAFRHVRAASKLGVPIAILNVGGTRAEAEGLDVLKIEAPTGQTLEGVAKV
- a CDS encoding predicted protein, which codes for MKQLLPLFLIPLGATGMVTSDVTRSRLSEAFLSPSGKLTLSPEIVIPEPTDPTAILLQTNAVQTLSSRIRACKANAAFLQGSVNALATFSAEQETARGNFPGPIPIIFCLQGSEFDLGAIAESGADGVMIPVCSGNEIENLAEIATDSTFTDTCKAAWACGLQPIPEVTVGQKTASTWSEQDFENMVAQLSEAAGNEPVTVLLTVNPIDEEQVDPVTLPTVPKALGRKVPILGSVRVTAGENRLGAETNRFKEDGFTGALLRSDCVPGFRMQPDLEIVSQFWAACISDLKSTKSKSFSFRSKNNMEKNVMTQWGNYQKSVVESGALGDPDESFSALDEQAGDYKGFA